The genomic interval AAGCCTGAGATAATGACTGTCCCTGACCAATCaaggtcagcacacacacacacacacacacacacacacacagagggacccCTCAGGAAGCCTCTATTtatgtagggctgtgtgtgtgtgtgtgtgtgtgtgtgtgtgtgtgtgtgtgtgtgtgtgtgtgtgtgtgtgtgtgtgtgtgtgtgtgtgtgtgtgtgtgtgtgtgtgtgtgtgtgtgtgtgtgtgtgtgtgtgttttcctgccTCTGTTTTCCTGCCTCTGTTTTCCTGCCTCTGTTTTCCTGCCTCTGTTTCTGTAGATTCCAGAAATGTTACCAACATGTTTTTTCATGAACTTTTACATATTACACTCTAATGATTGATTCTGATATGAACATCACTTGAACAGCACATGGCACTTTCAGAACAGTTGTTTTGGGATGATCCATTTAGCGTTTTCTTTTAAAGCTTACCCTTACTCCTTTTTCAATagaaaaaaatacagaaatataaagTAAAATATTTAATGTTGAATATAATGATGCAGgagtacagttgtggccaaaagttttgagaataactcaaatattaattttcacaaagtctgctgcctcagtttgtatgatggcaatttgcatatactccagaatgctatgaagagtgatcagatcaattgcaattcattgcaaagtccctctttgccatgcaaatgacctgaatccccccaaaacattttcactgcatttcagatctgccacaaaaggaccagctgacatcatgtcagtgatcctctcgttaacacaggtgtgagtgttggcgaggacaaggctggagatcactctgtcatgctgattgagtttgaataacagactgtgagcttcaaaaggagggtggtgcttggaatcattgttcttcctctgtcaaccatggttacctgcaaggaaacacgtgccgtcatcattgcttagcacaaaaagggcttcacaggcaaggatattgctgcaagtaagattgcacctaaatcaaccatttatcggatcatcaagaacttcaaggagagcggttcaattgttgtgaagaaggtttcaggacgcccaagaaagtccagcaagcaccaggaccgtctcctaaagttgattcagctgcaggatctgggcaccaccagtacagagcttgctcaggaatggcagcaggcaggtgtgagtgcatatACACGCagagtgaggcgaagacttttggaggatggcctggtgtcaagaagggcagcaaagaagtcacttctctccaggaaaaacatcagggacagactgatattctgcaaaaggtacagggattggactgctgaggactggggtaaagtcattttctctgatgaatcccctttccgattgtttggggcatccggaaaaaaagcttgtccagagaagacaaggtgagcctaagaacacagccatgaatatagaatggtaccaacacatcctctgagagaaacttctcccaaccatccaggaacagtttggtgatgaacaatgctttttccagcatgatggagcaccttgccataaggaaaagtgataactaagtggctcggggaacaaaacatcgatattttgggtccatggccaggaaacctcccagaccttaatcccattgagaacttgtggtcaatcctcaagaggcaggtggacaatcAAAAAcctacaaattctgacaaactccaagcattgattatgtaagaatgggctgccatcagtcagaatgtggcccagaagttaattgatagcatgccagggcggattgcagaggtcttgaaaaagaagggtcaacactgcaaatattgactctttgcatcaacttcatgtaattgtcaataaaagcctttgacacttatgaaatgcttgtaattatacttcagtattccagaGTAACATCtggcaaaaatatctaaagatactgaaacagcaaactttgtggaaattaatatttatgTCATTGTCAAAACTTTTGGGCATGACTGTACTGCGTGTGTATCTCACTCTGCAGTATTCGGGGGTGGAGGTATATCCCCACTCTCCTAGACTCTGACACCTCCATGTGGTCAGACGAGAAAACTGCTCAAATATGTCACTCGTGTGccttacattttagtcatttagcacagTGTGTTCCAACCgtagtcctccagtacccacaaCACTAATAATTTTCATTAtaaccctggacaagcacacctggttcaacttgtcaactaatcatcaagctctCAATGAGTTGAGTAAAGTGTGTTTGTCCAGGGGTACAATGAaactgtgtactgttgggggtacaggAGAACCAGGGTTGGAAAACACTCATTTAGTATACACTGTTATCCAGAGCGACGTACAGTTAGTGCTATAGCTGTatctaggtgagacaacaacatatcacagtcgTAGCAAGCACATTTGTACACAAATAAAGAAGTTATCAAAGTCCGTGCGAATAGGAAATGCACCTACAGGTATGCAATTCCTTTCCTATCTGGGAATTCAAAAAAATGTGCTAAGGGAAGTTGAAAGTTGAAATaccacctctatctctctgtgtgtttctagtTGGAGGTGGAGCGTGCAGCAGTGCGTAGGCTgcagagggagcaggagagggcAGTAGGCCTGGCAGAGGAAACTCTGTCCCAGCAGCAGCAGTTGTCCTCGGACCTAACCCTGGAGCTCCAGAGAACCACCAGCCAGGCCCTGGAGGAGGCCCAGAGAGTCAGCCAGCTCCGCCTGCAACTCCATGAGGAGAGCTGTACCTCAGAGAGCCTGAGGGGGGCCCTGGAAGCGGAGAAGGGCAGAGCAGCGCAGCTTGAGGCCAGAGCAGAGAGCCAGCTGGCTGAGTTTGACACAGAGAGGGAACAGTTAAGAGCCAGGATCAgacgagaagaggagaggagcaagggactggagagagaagtggaggagctgaggaggaggttggaggcagcaggagaggaaggaatggTTAGGAAGGTGCAGGAGGCTGCGGTgaaggaggtgaaggaggtgAAACAGTCTCCTTCAAAGATAGCGTCAGCAGGGGCATCGACAGCGGTGTCAGCGGTGGCGTCCACCTCGAGCCAGACAGAGCCTGATGGGAAGGCGAGCGTCGACCCTAAAGTGACCCCTGTCTCAAAGGTCAACGGGCATCACCCTAACCCTCCACGGGACACTGACCCCCCTCAGGACGGCGGGGCTGTGGAGAACGGTGAGGTAGAGAGCGAGTCCGGAGCAagtcttccctcccctctccaccctcaccCTCCTCACCCCCACTGCCACCCTCACCCCAACCTCTCCCCCTCCAGCACggcctcttcttccctctcctcctcccccctctcctcccccacgcTGGCTAAGCGTCTGGTCAGCCCCGGTGGCTTCCACACATCCTCCTACCAGGCTGGAGTCAACCAGCGCTTCCACGCCGCCAGGCATAAGTTCCAGGTGCAGGCTGAGCAGGAGCAGCTCCAGCAGGGTAGCACGGCTCCCCTCTCCCCCCGGGACCTGTCCCCTACCACcacccccatccctccaccctcagAGAACAGCACGGCCAAGCAGCTTGCCCGAAACACCGTCACCCAGGTCCTGTCCCGTTTCACCAGCCAGCAGGCAGGAGCCAAGCTCCCCCCACTGAACAGCTCTCCGTTTGGGACTGACTATCGGAGCCTGGCAGCCTCCCCTCCTGGGGGGAAAACTTCGCCTGGAGGACCCCTGTCCCCTGGTATACGCTCGCCCCTCACCCCTCGGTCCGAGAGGTGCTACCCGCCCCCCGTTCCTAAGAAACCGGGTATGAGCCCCTCTCCAGGCTCCCCCGACCCCCAAGCCGGGGCCAGTCTCTTCCCAGAGCTGACGGGGGGCTGTGGGCTAAGCAGCAGTGGACAGGAGGGGGCTAAGGAGCCAGACCTGGTACTCTCCTCCGGTAGCTAACATTTATGGGCCACGGCAGCTAGAaagtgatctaggatcagccttCCCAAATCCTTCCCATCTTTAACCATTAGGGAAACGGACCTAGGATCAGTATCTGTGATCAGCTTTGTCTTATTCCTGCTGGAGGAGCCAGTGCTCTCCTCCAGCAGCTAGCAGTGTATGGCCTCCCTCATTCCAGATACGCTAGTTTCTCTCTTCCATTTGCACTTGTTAACTCACTTTTAGGCCCGAGATTCAATCCGAGTGCTCTAGTCAACAATGCAGCTTTTAAAAGCAATGTTGCTGGGTTCAAATAGATCGCATTCAAGGTAAACGCTGCTGATGTCGGCTCAATCAGAAATGACCTCAGAGACGGTAAAGAAAGCAAGACATCTCACAGGATCATGTTTTCTGGTCGGGCGGGTGGAGCGAGCGAGGGGATAAGTAGACCAGAGCCAGCTGTTGGTTAGTTGGTTAGTTTTGCATTGAAAAAAAATTGTCACGGTTTCTGTCTGTGTAAGTGGGTGTTTCCTCTCTCACGTGGCCATCTGTGAGCATGCTTTCCCGCGTGAGCTTATCTGGGAAAGCATGCTCACACAAGACAGGAactgtttttttaaatgtcaaatgGTAAACTGCCTTTTTAAGACATTTTCATTATCCACCATCTTTGATTACCTTTAAATGTCAAGCGGTTTAATGTGGTTCCACCGCGGTCTGGATTGGATCCTGGCCTTAATCTCCTGGATGTCCTGCAGCAGGCAGAAAATGCCACGACTTATACCAACTCTGTAGGCCCTATTTTGACCACATAAATTAGCCGCTTATAATCAAATGAAAGCTCAAACACTACCTAGCAAACGGTCTGAAACACTGTCTAGTTAACATTAAATTACATTAAATCTATAATATACTGGGTTTTATTGGATTCATAAGATTTATTTTATTTGGAATTTATGGATAGTTTTTTATTATCTTGATTTGTAATGTATCTTTATACCTAGTTTCTTGTATTCCATAGCCATGTTTAAAAGTGATCTTATTAATTATGCATTTAGTTATTCTAGGACATTAATAAATGAATCTCTCCGCCCAAGTCCACTCTGCAGTCTCGTCCAATACAAAGGCTGCATGGAGAGGGGAGTCTTTCCGTGGCAAGAGGATTCAAATGTAATCTGTTGATtgcacatgtacagttgaagaggtttacatacaccttagccaaatacatttaaactcagtttttcacaattcctgatgtttaatcctagtaaaaattccctgtcttaggtaggttaggatcaccactttattttaagaatgtgaaatgtcagaataatagtagagagaatgatttatttcagcttttatttctttcatcacattcctagtgggtcagaagtttacatacactcaattagtatttggtaggcttgcctttaaattgtttaacttgggaccaacgtttcgggtagtcttccacaagcttcccacaataagttgggtgaattttggcccattcctcctgacagagctggtgtaactgagtcaggtttgtaggcctccttgctcgcacatgcattttcagttctgcccacaaatcttctacaggattgaggtccgggctttgtgatggccactccaataccttgattttgttgtccttcagccattttgccacaactttggaagtatgcttggggtcattgtccatttggaagacccatttgcgaccaagctttaacttcctgactgatgtcttgagatgttgcttcaatatgtccacataatttccctacctcatgatgccatctattttgtgaagtgcactcgtccctcttgcagcaaagcacccccacaacatgatgctgccacccccgtgcttcacagttgggatgttcttcggcttgcaagcctgcccatttttcctccaaacataacaatggtcattatggccaaaccgttctattatggtttcatcagaccagaggacatttctccaaaaagtatgatctttgtccccatgtgcagttgtaaaccgtagtctggctttttatgatggttttggagcagtcgcttcttccttgctgagtggcctttcaggttatttcgatataggactcgttttactgtggatatagatacttttgtaccagtttccaccagcattttcacaaggtccttcaaggatgaaccagacttgtggaggtctacaatttttttcctggggtcttggctgatttcttttgatattcccatgatgtcaagcaaagaggcactgcattttaaggtagaccttgaaatacatccacaggtacacctccaattgactaaaatgtcaattagcctatcagaagcttctaaagccatgacatcaatttctggaattttccaagctctttaaaggtacagtcaacctagtgtatgtaaactactgacccaatggaattgtgatacagtgaattataagtaaagtctgtaaaaaattgttggaaaaattactgtCACGTTGATCGTAaagaggagaccaaagcgcagcattattagaatacattcttctttaaatGAATAAAGAACACTTATTAAACAACCCTACCGCCAAGAACACTGcgttcaaacacacagacaataacccacaagaTACCCAatgaatatggctacctaaatatggtccccaatcagagacaacgataaacagctgcctctgattgagaaccaatccaggcaactatagacatataaacacctagacttgaaaaaccccataaacatacagaTACCCTAGACTGGACAAAAACATATATACCCACcctcatcacaccctgacctgaccaaaataatacagAGAACATAgatatttgtaagtcgctctggataagagcgtctgctaaatgacttaaatgtaaatgtaaggtcaattacttgtgttatgcacaaagtagatgtcctaactgacttgccaaaactatagtttgttaacaggaaatttgtggagtggttgaaaaaccaatgacttcaacctaagtttatgtaatcTTCCGACGTCAACTGTAGGTGTATCATGACACTACTTTTACAGATGTATGCTCCCATCTGACTTTCCCCTGCCTGGTCTGATCTGTAGCTTATCACCATATCTAGCTGCACTGAAAGTTATCATGTCTTTCACTGTAGTTTGTACCAGATTACATTCTGAACATAGTTTACtaaagcaataaggcccaagggggtgtgatatatggccaacgCAATGTGGAgtacctggacacagcccttagctgtggtatattggccatatatcacaaacccctgaggtgccttattgctattataaagtggttaccaacgtaattagagcagtacaaataaatGCTTTGTCATatccgtggtatacagtctgatataccacggctgtcagccaatcagcactcAGGGCTCGCACCATCCAGTTTATAATAAAGCACAATGttgtaaataatacaaataattcaAAAGCCTAATTTGAAGCTATCTGCATTGCACCCCATTATGTTTGGTCTCTGCAGCTCTCTGCATTACACCACATTATGTCCGGTCGTATCTACGTGTTGTCTACAACATACACTAGAATAGTGAATACACTGGATTTTTAACAAGGGAAAAGCTTCCCGAAGACAGACCTTACACTGGGCCTTCACTAAGACAGACCTTACACTGGGCCTTCCCTAAGACAGACCTTACACTGGGCCTTCACTAAGACAGACCTTACACTGGGCCTTCCCTAAGACAGACCTTACACTGGGCCTTCCCTAAGACATACCTTACACTGGGCCTTTCCTGAGACAGACCTTACACTGGGCCTTTCCTGAGACAGACCTTACACTGGGCCTTTCCTGAGACAGACCTTACACTGGGCCTTTCCTGAGACAGACCTTACACTGGGCCTTCTCTAAGACAGACCTTACACTGGGCCTTCTCTAAGACAGACCTTACACTGGGCCTTTCCTGAGACAGACCTTACACTGGGCCTTTCCTGAGACAGACCTTACACTGGGCCTTCTCTAAGACAGACCTTACACTGGGCCTTCTCTAAGACAGACCTTACACTGGGCCTTTCCTGAGACAGACCTTACACTGGGCCTTTCCTGAGACAGACCTTACACTGGGCCTTCTCTAAGACAGACCTTACACTGGGCCTTCTCTAAGACAGACCTTACACTGGGCCTTTCCTGAGACAGACCTTACACTGGGCCTTTCCTGAGACAGACCTTACACTGGGCCTTCTCTAAGACAGACCTTACACTGGGCCTTTCCTGAGACAGACCTTACACTGGGCCTTTCCTGAGACAGACCTTACACTGGGCCTTTCCTGAGACAGACCTTACACTGGGCCTTTCCTGAGACAGACCTTACACTGGGCTTTTCCTGAGACAGACCTTACACTGGGCCTTTCCTGAGACAGACCTTACACTGGGCCTTTCCTGAGACAGACCTTACACTGGACCTTTCCTGAGACAGACCTTACACTGGGCCTTTCCTGAGACAGACCTTACACTGGGCCTTTCCTGAGACAGACCTTACACTGGGCCTTTCCTGAGACAGACCTTACACTGGGCCTTTCCTGAGACAGACCTTACACTGGGCCTTTCCTGAGACAGACCTTACACTGGGCTTTTCCTGAGACAGACCTTACACTGGGCCTTTCCTGAGACAGACCTTACACTGGGCCTTTCCTGAGACAGACCTTACACTGGACCTTTCCTGAGACAGACCTTACACTGGGCCTTTCCTGAGACAGACCTTACACTGGGATAGAAAAATAAGGTGACACTTAAATATGTACAACTTTTTTTATTACGGGACAATTTCTTGTTTTTTCCAAAAGGGACCAAATTCAGAACAAACGTCTTTCTTGTAGGCTAATATTTTCTACCTGGAATTGAGTTTGAACCGTCTATCCTTATGTTTAAAGCAGATAGTGACAGACTGGTTTTATACCTTTGAAATCCTCCCAGATCTTTTGGCGAACTCACACGTTTTATTTATAAAAGGGACTAGCTCGGGGTCAGATCTGTACCACTGTATCATTCTTTTTGTAACTGAGTAGACCTAACCCTTCGTCTATTTTTACACGTTTGTCAAAATGGGAATAAGTGGGAAGTAATTAATAACATGACTGTACTGTGTTTCATAACCTGAACCTAACAACATTTTGTCACTGTTGTTGGTCTCATAGGTCTTATATTTGTGGTATTTACGGTTTTATAAGATGATATTAACAAAACAGGGCACAATGATAAGAACGCTTTTATTTGTTCAAAATAATCTCCTGCTGTCTTCTAGAAGTTAACTAATCCAAACTGTTTCTCCACATTTCTGTCTTCTGGAAGTTACCTAACCCAAACTGTTTCTCAACATTTCTGTCTTCTGGAAGTTACCTAACCCAAACTGTTTCTCAACATTTCTGTCTTCTGGAAGTTACCTAACCCAAACTGTTTCTCAACATTTCTGTCTTCTGGAAGTTACCTAACCCAAACTGTTTCTCAACATTTCTGTCTTCTGGAAGTTACCTAACCCAAACTGTTTCTCAACATTTCTGTCTTCTGGAAGTTACCTAACCCAAACTGTTTCTCAACATTTCTGTCTTCTGGAAGTTACCTAATCCAAACTGTTTCTCAACATTTCTGTCTTCTAGAAGTTACCTAACCCAAACTGTTTCTCAACATTTCTGTCTTCTGGAAGTTACCTAACCCAAACTGTTTCTCAACATTTCTGTCTTCTGGAAGTTACCTAACCCAAACTGTTTCTCAACATTTCTGTCTTCTAAATGTACGCAAGCATTTTCCTTATGTATTGTTTCACAACTGAACTATGCATATGATTTTTCAATTGCAAAATAAACATCCCAACCAAGCATCAATTTCTTCAGTCTAATAGCCTGATTTCTGCTAGCATTGTTCCCCAAAACCACCTGTTTCCTGTCAATAAGTCaagactgtctctttctctattcatcTGACATTGAttcctctccttgcctccttctcAAGGCACATTGGAAAAAAGGGGGAGCCTCCAATGCACCTGGAAAGGAGGCAAGGAGATAAGATGCAAGGAATCGCAGAAAGTCAGATTGAGGTAGACCGGTCTATGACAGCTCCCACTGCTGCTGGACTGGTGCCAAAGTGATGTATCCAGCAATACAATGCCTGAGGAAAACAACCAGCCCAAGATGATCAATTATTTTATTTGTACAACAGAATGGGGCAGTACAGTCCTGAAGGTCACATCAGAGTACAGCGCTAGTCAGTGTGAAGGTTTAACACAGCACAGAAT from Oncorhynchus keta strain PuntledgeMale-10-30-2019 chromosome 27, Oket_V2, whole genome shotgun sequence carries:
- the cttnbp2nlb gene encoding CTTNBP2 N-terminal like b — encoded protein: MKGVMMNMETLSRPELLKLLSIMEGELEAQDTVIHTLREHAPRCIFPVFTCWFSTVCAQHRDSFVQERYGQYDLSDPFLALQRDSHTMDDWSPSDPQGSVVGPNPLAVLKLVMAHCKRMQERMMGQLAAAESRHRRVIADLEEEKHRHALESAQDEDVTVMLEKEREKLLQQLEVERAAVRRLQREQERAVGLAEETLSQQQQLSSDLTLELQRTTSQALEEAQRVSQLRLQLHEESCTSESLRGALEAEKGRAAQLEARAESQLAEFDTEREQLRARIRREEERSKGLEREVEELRRRLEAAGEEGMVRKVQEAAVKEVKEVKQSPSKIASAGASTAVSAVASTSSQTEPDGKASVDPKVTPVSKVNGHHPNPPRDTDPPQDGGAVENGEVESESGASLPSPLHPHPPHPHCHPHPNLSPSSTASSSLSSSPLSSPTLAKRLVSPGGFHTSSYQAGVNQRFHAARHKFQVQAEQEQLQQGSTAPLSPRDLSPTTTPIPPPSENSTAKQLARNTVTQVLSRFTSQQAGAKLPPLNSSPFGTDYRSLAASPPGGKTSPGGPLSPGIRSPLTPRSERCYPPPVPKKPGMSPSPGSPDPQAGASLFPELTGGCGLSSSGQEGAKEPDLVLSSGS